One genomic region from Anopheles bellator chromosome 2, idAnoBellAS_SP24_06.2, whole genome shotgun sequence encodes:
- the LOC131208601 gene encoding RNA polymerase I-specific transcription initiation factor RRN3: protein MSAATAKSRLSSILKSPSQDTKNIPRNKVRFSALSIETALQDVLDNSRLSTYEELCQKLREEDFDDDQFLETFIEAKQSVPLMNVHFTMLVELLLSMPWLDRGETCIEAYKNFVIELSIVHKNFCPMTITKLVQMFIPTVAAKDQWKHGVPSEALQKKLAEVHDLVMRLMNVIPMIFDVVLTQLRKTFPYHKKPAYEVTGYLFNVLKVTQYASIYCDEVLDIVFHQLLLLDVNVPRSEIEAAEEPDEEMLFEMDANGADEEEQCTTMKHPLAETLDCFMGLMFDYIEQSVKSEGQGDRLFKMMLKQFETHVLPTHNTDHVQFLLFYFSSFKMAYGEHFISSLWKNVSNPTISPTVRQSSVGYIASLLARANFIPLSHLKSMLQEMSQWVHSYIQRSDSMNYNQSIKAHLVFYSVCQAIFYMVAFRSKHLTASAKNLAFLQSLQLSSIVTCPLNPLRVCLPTVATAFAGVTRAYQLAYCHTILERNARRKLATVYKNSSQLPEDCLDTFFPFDPYMLIKSGQRIEPFYLQYQAHEMDEEPGESMAGGVAGNGRKRYESLSEDVDDFIPESKRHKHQPVDGEFTYSYGVSPGFQS, encoded by the exons ATGTCTGCGGCCACAGCAAAATCGCGGTTATCGTCAATACTCAAGTCACCAAGCCAAGATACGAAGAATATCCCTCGCAACAAGGTGCGCTTCAGCGCACTGTCCATTGAAACGGCCCTGCAGGATGTCCTGGATAACAGCCGGTTGAGCACCTACGAAGAACTGTGTCAAAAGTTAAGGGAAGAAGACTTCGAC GATGACCAGTTTCTAGAGACGTTCATTGAGGCGAAACAGAGCGTTCCGCTGATGAATGTGCACTTTACCATGTTGGTCGAGTTGTTGTTATCCATGCCCTGGCTGGACCGGGGCGAAACGTGTATCGAGGCATACAAAAATTTCGTGATCGAGCTATCGATCGTCCACAAGAACTTTTGTCCGATGACGATCACAAAGCTGGTGCAGATGTTTatcccgacggtggccgctaAAGACCAGTGGAAGCACGGCGTGCCCAGTGAAGCGTTGCAGAAGAAGTTGGCCGAAGTGCACGATCTAGTCATGAGACTGATGAATGTGATTCCGATGATCTTCGACGTGGTGCTGACTCAGTTACGTAAGACCTTTCCGTACCACAAGAAGCCGGCTTACGAAGTGACCGGCTACCTTTTTAACGTGCTGAAGGTGACGCAGTACGCGTCAATCTACTGTGATGAGGTGCTCGATATAGTCTTTCACCAACTGCTTCTGCTGGATGTGAATGTTCCTCGCAGCGAGATCGAAGCCGCGGAGGAACCGGATGAGGAGATGCTGTTTGAAATGGATGCAAATGGCGCTGACGAAGAAGAACAGTGCACCACGATGAAGCATCCGCTGGCGGAAACGTTGGACTGTTTCATGGGCCTCATGTTTGACTATATCGAACAGAGTGTGAAGAGCGAAGGGCAAGGCGACCGGTTGTTCAAGATGATGCTGAAACAGTTCGAAACGCACGTTCTTCCCACACACAACACGGACCACGTCCAGTTCCTGCTGTTCTACTTCAGCAGCTTCAAGATGGCCTACGGCGAGCATTTTATTAGCTCGCTGTGGAAAAACGTTAGCAATCCTACCATTTCGCCGACGGTCCGCCAATCCTCGGTTGGGTACATCGCAAGCTTACTGGCCAGGGCCAACTTTATCCCCTTAAG TCACTTAAAGTCCATGCTGCAGGAGATGTCCCAGTGGGTGCACAGTTACATTCAACGCAGCGACTCTATGAACTACAATCAATCTATCAAAGCGCATCTGGTGTTCTACTCGGTGTGCCAGGCCATTTTCTATATGGTCGCGTTCCGCAGCAAACATCTGACGGCAAGCGCCAAAAATTTAGCATTTCTACAATCGCTCCAGCTATCGTCGATCGTGACGTGCCCCTTGAACCCACTGCGCGTTTGTCTGCCGACTGTCGCGACCGCGTTCGCTGGCGTAACGCGAGCCTACCAACTAGCTTACTGTCACACCATCCTTGAGCGGAATGCCCGGCGCAAATTGGCCACCGTGTACAAAAACAGTTCCCAGCTACCGGAAGACTGTTTGGACACGTTCTTTCCTTTCGATCCGTACATGCTAATAAAGTCCGGCCAGCGAATCGAGCCCTTTTACCTACAGTATCAGGCGCACGAGATGGACGAGGAGCCGGGGGAATCGATGGCCGGCGGCGTCGCAGGGAACGGTCGCAAGCGCTACGAATCGCTCTCGGAAGATGTCGACGATTTCATCCCCGAAAGCAAGCGGCACAAACATCAGCCTGTGGACGGCGAGTTTACGTACTCCTACGGGGTTTCGCCTGGATTTCAAAGCTAA
- the LOC131210901 gene encoding probable cytosolic Fe-S cluster assembly factor AGAP009023 isoform X2 — MSRFSSALQLTDLDDFITPSQPVKIDTNKSKTGAKITIQEDGSYVQESTSGIQKLEKVEITLADCLACSGCITSAEGVLISQQSQEELLRVMNANNLAKLNNQLDEIKFVVFTVSQQPILSLARKYNLTPEDTFEHIAGYFKKLGADMVVDTKIADDLALIESRNEFVERYNTNRKTLPMLASSCPGWVCYAEKTHGNFILPYISTTRSPQQIMGMLVKQYLAKLIGTTSDRIYHATVMPCYDKKLEASREDFFSEVENSRDVDCVITSIEIEQMLESLGLHTLQLIERCPVDWPWPMARPPAFVWGHESSGSGGYSEHIFKYAARKLFNIHVESVEFKPLRNNDMREAILEQNGEVLLRFAIANGFRNIQNMVQKLKRGKSTYDYVEIMACPSGCLNGGAQIRPADGKTARELTADLEMMYRLLPQSNPENESVEHLYTTFLDNDGDNNKRKNLLHTSYHQIEKINSALNIKW, encoded by the exons ATGTCGCGCTTTAGCAGTGCTCTTCAGCTCACGGATTTGGACGATTTTATCACTCCATCTCAG CCCGTCAAAATAGACACAAACAAGAGCAAAACTGGGGCCAAGATAACGATTCAAGAGGATGGGTCATACGTACAGGAATCTACG AGTGGCATACAAAAGCTGGAAAAGGTGGAAATAACGTTAGCGGATTGCTTGGCCTGTTCCGGTTGTATAACATCCGCCGAAGGGGTACTGATTTCCCAGCAAAGCCAAGAGGAGCTGTTGCGTGTGATGAATGCGAATAATCTGGCCAAGCTCAATAATCAACTCGACGAAATCAAGTTTGTGGTCTTCACCGTGTCGCAACAGCCAATCCTGTCTCTGGCACGTAAATATAATCTTACGCCGGAGGACACGTTCGAACATATCGCTG GTTATTTCAAAAAGCTCGGAGCGGACATGGTTGTGGACACGAAAATTGCCGATGACTTGGCGCTGATAGAAAGCCGCAACGAGTTCGTCGAACGATACAACACTAACCGCAAAACGCTCCCGATGCTCGCATCCTCGTGCCCGGGATGGGTGTGTTACGCGGAGAAAACGCATGGCAATTTTATTCTTCCGTACATTTCGACCACCCGTTCACCGCAACAAATAATGGGGATGCTGGTGAAGCAGTACCTGGCCAAACTTATCGGTACCACAAGTGACCGGATCTATCATGCCACCGTCATGCCTTGCTACGATAAAAAGCTGGAAGCCTCGCGCGAAGATTTCTTTAGTGAGGTCGAAAACAGTCGAGACGTTGACTGTGTCATAACCTCTA TTGAAATCGAACAAATGCTAGAAAGTCTTGGACTACACACGCTCCAACTCATCGAAAGGTGCCCGGTTGattggccgtggccgatggcGCGCCCACCGGCGTTCGTTTGGGGTCACGAGTCGTCGGGCTCGGGAGGCTACAGTGAACATATCTTCAAATATGCCGCCCGGAAGCTGTTCAACATCCACGTCGAATCGGTCGAATTTAAGCCGCTTCGCAACAACGACATGCGCGAAGCGATCCTCGAGCAGAACGGCGAGGTGCTACTCCGCTTTGCTATCGCAAACGGATTTCGCAACATTCAGAACATGGTTCAGAAGTTAAAGCGAGGAAAGAGCACTTACGATTACGTCGAAATAATGGCATGCCCGTCGGGATGTCTGAACGGTGGTGCACAAATTCGCCCCGCCGATGGAAAAACGGCACGCGAGCTAACGGCAGACCTTGAGATGATGTACCGTTTGTTACCCCAGTCCAATCCCGAGAACGAGAGCGTGGAACATCTGTACACCACTTTCCTGGACAACGAtggcgacaacaacaaacgaaagaacCTGCTTCACACGAGCTACCATCAGATAGAGAAAATCAACTCCGCTCTCAACATCAAATGGTAA
- the LOC131210901 gene encoding probable cytosolic Fe-S cluster assembly factor AGAP009023 isoform X1 — translation MSRFSSALQLTDLDDFITPSQECIKPVKIDTNKSKTGAKITIQEDGSYVQESTSGIQKLEKVEITLADCLACSGCITSAEGVLISQQSQEELLRVMNANNLAKLNNQLDEIKFVVFTVSQQPILSLARKYNLTPEDTFEHIAGYFKKLGADMVVDTKIADDLALIESRNEFVERYNTNRKTLPMLASSCPGWVCYAEKTHGNFILPYISTTRSPQQIMGMLVKQYLAKLIGTTSDRIYHATVMPCYDKKLEASREDFFSEVENSRDVDCVITSIEIEQMLESLGLHTLQLIERCPVDWPWPMARPPAFVWGHESSGSGGYSEHIFKYAARKLFNIHVESVEFKPLRNNDMREAILEQNGEVLLRFAIANGFRNIQNMVQKLKRGKSTYDYVEIMACPSGCLNGGAQIRPADGKTARELTADLEMMYRLLPQSNPENESVEHLYTTFLDNDGDNNKRKNLLHTSYHQIEKINSALNIKW, via the exons ATGTCGCGCTTTAGCAGTGCTCTTCAGCTCACGGATTTGGACGATTTTATCACTCCATCTCAG GAATGCATCAAGCCCGTCAAAATAGACACAAACAAGAGCAAAACTGGGGCCAAGATAACGATTCAAGAGGATGGGTCATACGTACAGGAATCTACG AGTGGCATACAAAAGCTGGAAAAGGTGGAAATAACGTTAGCGGATTGCTTGGCCTGTTCCGGTTGTATAACATCCGCCGAAGGGGTACTGATTTCCCAGCAAAGCCAAGAGGAGCTGTTGCGTGTGATGAATGCGAATAATCTGGCCAAGCTCAATAATCAACTCGACGAAATCAAGTTTGTGGTCTTCACCGTGTCGCAACAGCCAATCCTGTCTCTGGCACGTAAATATAATCTTACGCCGGAGGACACGTTCGAACATATCGCTG GTTATTTCAAAAAGCTCGGAGCGGACATGGTTGTGGACACGAAAATTGCCGATGACTTGGCGCTGATAGAAAGCCGCAACGAGTTCGTCGAACGATACAACACTAACCGCAAAACGCTCCCGATGCTCGCATCCTCGTGCCCGGGATGGGTGTGTTACGCGGAGAAAACGCATGGCAATTTTATTCTTCCGTACATTTCGACCACCCGTTCACCGCAACAAATAATGGGGATGCTGGTGAAGCAGTACCTGGCCAAACTTATCGGTACCACAAGTGACCGGATCTATCATGCCACCGTCATGCCTTGCTACGATAAAAAGCTGGAAGCCTCGCGCGAAGATTTCTTTAGTGAGGTCGAAAACAGTCGAGACGTTGACTGTGTCATAACCTCTA TTGAAATCGAACAAATGCTAGAAAGTCTTGGACTACACACGCTCCAACTCATCGAAAGGTGCCCGGTTGattggccgtggccgatggcGCGCCCACCGGCGTTCGTTTGGGGTCACGAGTCGTCGGGCTCGGGAGGCTACAGTGAACATATCTTCAAATATGCCGCCCGGAAGCTGTTCAACATCCACGTCGAATCGGTCGAATTTAAGCCGCTTCGCAACAACGACATGCGCGAAGCGATCCTCGAGCAGAACGGCGAGGTGCTACTCCGCTTTGCTATCGCAAACGGATTTCGCAACATTCAGAACATGGTTCAGAAGTTAAAGCGAGGAAAGAGCACTTACGATTACGTCGAAATAATGGCATGCCCGTCGGGATGTCTGAACGGTGGTGCACAAATTCGCCCCGCCGATGGAAAAACGGCACGCGAGCTAACGGCAGACCTTGAGATGATGTACCGTTTGTTACCCCAGTCCAATCCCGAGAACGAGAGCGTGGAACATCTGTACACCACTTTCCTGGACAACGAtggcgacaacaacaaacgaaagaacCTGCTTCACACGAGCTACCATCAGATAGAGAAAATCAACTCCGCTCTCAACATCAAATGGTAA